A stretch of DNA from Nocardioides sp. Arc9.136:
GGACTCGCCCACCTGGTGGGCGTCGAGGGCCCGCTCGGCCCCGGCGAGGAGGCCGTCCATGACCTCGGTGTGCCAGCTGGCGGCGACGACGGCGACGCGCAGGCCGCTGCAGTCGAGGGGCTGGAGGTCGGGGGCGCCGTGGCCGCTCATGCGTCGTTCTCCTCGGTCGTCCGCACGGGTGCGGGGTCGGGCTCGTGGGGGTCCAGGCCGGGCAGGACGTGGCCCATCCGGTCGCGCTTGGTGATCAGGTAGGCCAGGTTGTGCCCGTTCGGGTGCGGGGTCAGCGGCACCCGCTCGGCGACGCCGATGCCGTAGTCCTCCAGGCTGCTGACCTTCTCGGGGTTGTTCGTCAGCAACCGCACGCTGGTGACACCGAGGTCGCGCAGCACCTGCGTCGCCGCGCCGTAGTGGCGGGCGTCGGCGGGGAGCCCGAGGTCGAGGTTGGCGTCGACGGTGTCGCGGCCGCCGTCCTGGAGCTGGTAGGCCTGCAGCTTGGCGACCAGGCCGATCCCCCGGCCCTCGTGGCCGCGCAGGTAGACGACGACGCCGCGGCCCTCGGTGACGATCCGCTCGAGCGCCTCGTCGAGCTGCGGCCCGCAGTCGCAGCGGTGGCTGCTGAAGACGTCTCCGGTCAGGCACTCCGAGTGCACCCGGGTCAGCACCGGCCCGTCGCCGCTGATGTCACCGTGCACGAGCGCCAGGTGCTCGGAGCCGTCGACGGTGATCCGGTAGCCGTACGCCGTGAAGTCGCCGTGCCGGGTGGGCAGCCGCGTCTCCGCGACGCGCTCGACGAGGTTCTCGTGGCGCCGGCGGTGCTTGACCAGCTGCTCGATCGAGATCATCGCCAGGCCGTGCTCGTCGGCGAACTCGCGCAGCTCCGGCGCCCGCTTCATCGTCCCGTCGTCGTTGACCACCTCGACCAGCACGCCGACGGGGGTGAGCCCGGCCAGCGTCGCCAGGTCGACCGCGGCCTCGGTGTGGCCGCGCCGGACCAGCACGCCGCCCTCGCGGTAGCGCAGCGGGAAGACGTGCCCGGGCCGGGTGATCTCCCAGGGCTCGGTGGCGGAGTCGGCCAGCACCCGGACGGTGTGCGCCCGGTCGGCGGCCGAGATGCCGGTGGAGACCCCGTCCCGGGCGTCGACGGAGATCGTGTACGCCGTGCGCAGCCGGTCCTTGTTGTGCGGCGTCATCAGCGGGATCTCGAGCCGGTCGAGCATCTCGGCGGGCATCGGGGCGCAGATGACGCCGCTGCTGTGCCGGATGGTCCAGGCCATCAGCTCGGGGGTGGCCCGGCTCGCGGCGAAGATGATGTCGCCCTCG
This window harbors:
- a CDS encoding bifunctional 3,4-dihydroxy-2-butanone-4-phosphate synthase/GTP cyclohydrolase II; this translates as MTATPLQPEQHAKVRLDSVEQAIADIAAGKAVIVVDDEDRENEGDIIFAASRATPELMAWTIRHSSGVICAPMPAEMLDRLEIPLMTPHNKDRLRTAYTISVDARDGVSTGISAADRAHTVRVLADSATEPWEITRPGHVFPLRYREGGVLVRRGHTEAAVDLATLAGLTPVGVLVEVVNDDGTMKRAPELREFADEHGLAMISIEQLVKHRRRHENLVERVAETRLPTRHGDFTAYGYRITVDGSEHLALVHGDISGDGPVLTRVHSECLTGDVFSSHRCDCGPQLDEALERIVTEGRGVVVYLRGHEGRGIGLVAKLQAYQLQDGGRDTVDANLDLGLPADARHYGAATQVLRDLGVTSVRLLTNNPEKVSSLEDYGIGVAERVPLTPHPNGHNLAYLITKRDRMGHVLPGLDPHEPDPAPVRTTEENDA